The uncultured Cohaesibacter sp. genome segment TCAATGAAGTCTTGATGCTCATTGAAATGTTGCCAGATATGCCCGATTGCGCTGAAGATCTGTTTTCCTGGCGCCCCATGACCTATCGCGACTACTTTTCCCAATCGACCTTCAAAGAGAAGCAACTGGCCATATCCCTTTATGCCTCGGTTGTGCTGAGCATTCGGGAGAGGTTCGAAAGCCTGATTGCGGAGATTGACGAAAAAGTTCTGCAAATCATTGAACGTGTCAGCGCGACGGATGAAGCCTCCATGCAAACCTCATTTGAGGCTCTGGCCTTTTCCGCCTCCACCGAAATTCGGCCTCTGATTGACCGTGCAAGCGCCCTGATCAATGATGCGGATGCGATAACCGACTGGATGCTGGCAATTGATCATCCGACTGCGCAGGACGAAGTCGACCGCCTCTTTGGCTAACATTCGGTATCCGGTTTACGCCCTGACGGTTCTCAAGTGTGATGGAAAAGCTTTGCCATGACCAATGATCGTAACTATCCGGACCGCCCCTTTGTTGGCGCGTCTGCCCTCATCATACACAATGATCATATATTGCTGGTTCAACGCAGCAATCCCCCCGCGATTGGCATATGGAGCTTGCCCGGAGGCGCGGTCGAGGCGGGTGAAACGCTCAAAGAGGCCATCGAACGGGAGGTTAGGGAAGAAACCGGCCTACAGATTGAGCCACATTATGTTGCCGATCTCGTCGAGGTTTTGCGCAATGATCCTGATGGACGATGCAAAAGGCATTTCGTGATTGCGGTTTTCTTCTGCACTGTGCCCGGGTCCGGGACTGTGTTTCCCCCGCTCGTGGCCGATGATGATGCGATGGATGCCCGGTGGGTCTCCAAAGAAGCCCTTGCAGGCTATCCCCTGACCGAGGGAACACTCGGCGTCATCGAGAAAATCATCGCAGGTTCACGCTTGCCATCGTAGAACCATCCTCGAGAACACCCTTCCAAGAGAATGCAATGGCTCACTGAGAAATGGCGTTTCAATTTAAGCCGGCGACCCGGATTATCATCAAAGCGCTATAGTGTGATAATCGGTTCCTTCGCATCTCTGCTCCCCTCTCACGATTGTTTGACGGCAAGTGATTTGGCTTGGCTCCGAGCCTCTGCCAAGCTACAGCGGCGTGCCGAAGGGCTACGCTCCCAGACTTCGCGTCAGCCCAATTGACAAAAGCCCGAGAAGGCTTCCTTCCCGAGCTTTGATTCAAATCCGAATGGGGAGCGGTTGCGCTGCTTTCGCATCTCAGACGCAGTCATCCCCTTAGGAGGAGGGTGCGGTATATCCCAGACCCCTCATGCTTCATCCTCCTCCACTATCCAACTTTCCTCAAGGGCAGCTTTTTCCCACTCTTGCCAAGATGGCAGGGCTTTCATGGCATCCTTATAGGCATGGAACACGGCGCTATCACTCAGCGCATAGGCCTCAAAGCGATTGATGACCGGGGCGAACATGGCATCCACTGCACCAAAGTCGCCAAACAGGAAAGGCCCACCTGATGCTTCAAGGCATTCAGACCAGATTTCCTCGATTCGCTCCACATTCTTGACCACGGCAGCGGCGCTGTAGGGGTCGAGGTCAAGGGCTTTGATCGGGCGGCGTATATTCATAGGGCATGCCCCACGCAGGCCGAAAAAGCCTCCATGCATTTCTGCCGCGAAGGCCCGCGCCTTGGCAC includes the following:
- a CDS encoding glutathione S-transferase, which produces MSDQVALTLYIANKNYSSWSMRPWMALKTKDIPFTEYLSPFDEATGHAHFIEFSPTKKVPALKIERPDKEPVTICESLAIIETAADLFPEAGLWPSDPINRAKARAFAAEMHGGFFGLRGACPMNIRRPIKALDLDPYSAAAVVKNVERIEEIWSECLEASGGPFLFGDFGAVDAMFAPVINRFEAYALSDSAVFHAYKDAMKALPSWQEWEKAALEESWIVEEDEA
- a CDS encoding NUDIX hydrolase — translated: MTNDRNYPDRPFVGASALIIHNDHILLVQRSNPPAIGIWSLPGGAVEAGETLKEAIEREVREETGLQIEPHYVADLVEVLRNDPDGRCKRHFVIAVFFCTVPGSGTVFPPLVADDDAMDARWVSKEALAGYPLTEGTLGVIEKIIAGSRLPS